The following is a genomic window from Garra rufa unplaced genomic scaffold, GarRuf1.0 hap1_unplaced_670, whole genome shotgun sequence.
ATTCTTTTTATAAAATTACCAAAAGAACTTTGTGCAATCTGTTTAAtgtcataaaaacaaaaaaacaaaaaacaaacaaaaaaacaaataaaacacccGTCACGACAGAACAGGTTTGATTACAGTTTACAGTACAGACATCTTTTAATTTGGTTACATTCAGCACATCGAACATCACAGgtcaaaacatttctacagtATTATTacaaaattcatttaaaaaattgcTCATGCGTATAAGTCACTGTCATAAAGGAAgagaatgttaaaaaaaatcacaaggatTAGTAATGAAAGAACAATAAATATGATAGTTTGCATAAAAAATATACACCTTACTTACTACACCTTACGCCTTACAACTCAACAGTTAGGATGTAGGGAATGCTGATGCAGTGGTTTAGATCTCACTCTCATATGTATGTAAGTAAGTTTTCAAAGAGAGAATTTCCTCATAGGACCTGCTGGTGCGGCGATAAAAGTCCAGTCCTGTAAGTAACTCCACATCTCGTATACGTGCTGTGTGTGTCTTCATCAGTTCCTCGACCCACTTTGTCTCGTCCTCTGAACTCTAGATGAGGAGAAGTATGTTAAACACTTACAGAGTTTTTCTTGCCTGTTATTGTACAGTAAACCTGCACAATTTTAACTTACTCAAAGTACTTTAATGACATACTGAGTTAATTTCATCATATTTTCTACGTGCCACATCTGAGACTGTTGTGTACCAGTACAGACAATTAAAATGATTAAGTTGACACGGATGTAACCTGAGGCAGATGGGGttagtaaattattttattagcaGAATTTCAGAATGTCAGACTACCCATATAAGCTTCTATTTGCAAATATATTTACTGTAAAAcatgagaagagaagagaagagaagagaagagaagagaagagaagagaagagaagagaagagaagagaagagaagagaagagaagagaagagaagagaagagaagagaagagaagagaagagaagagaagagaagagaagaactTACATTACAGGTTTCATCATTATCTGATCGGTGTGGAAGGATGAAAGAGAACACACTGAGAGGACCAGCACAAGAGTCAACAGTCTGTGTGTAATCCAGACAACTTGTAACCACAACGTAGTAATGACTTGGGATTTGCACAGAGCCACTGACATACCTGTGAACAAAGAAAGAGATACATACTCAGACTGAAGGATTTTAGAAATTCATGTACATATTAAAACTTGTACTGCTTTTAGGTCTTTGTCAACTAGTCATGGATCAGATAACTTCAGATGCAGCATGGATCTGGCAATGGAAATATGCATGCATTCATTACACACACCATTTTAGGTGCACAGACTTCTCTTCACTCACAGCATTACCAGAAAGAGCAAAGACTGCTGATGCTGCATGTGGAGTCATTCAAGATAAACACTGACCCAAAGACCTGTCAACTACTGGTGCACTTAAATGAACTAATGTATAAAGACTGTAAAGACAACTTACTGTTTTATTGTCTCTGCTGAATCCCTAAGACCATTGTAGTCATAGTCAAAGATGGGTCCAACGACAACATTCACTCCGTTTCTCTCACTAGCATAACGTCTCACAAGTGATTTCTGAAAATAACCCCACACACCTGAAACAGCCAAACaaacatgagagagagagagagcgagcgagagcgagagagagagagagagagaaagagagagacataaATTGTTAAAAGACAGAAAGGAAAAGATATGGATCTTTAAAGACAGAACAAAAATATTAGATATTAGCATAATGACTTGAATGAAGCATTTCATAATTTCTTAGTACTTTAAACTATATAAGTTTGTTGCAAATCTAAGAATGAGTATTAAAAAATACTATTGCTGTTGATTTGAATTTTGGGGGTGGGGTTGAGGGGGGGCTGGTACTTTCGATGTGGCCTCAGATGTTGACTTTAACTTCAGACTTCATATTTTGCATAGAGGAACTAATGTATCACCTCTCAGGATCAACATGCTCAATAATTATTAGACAGAAGGGTGATGTTGCAATACTACTGTAATTGTTAccataaaaagaaaattaaattaactggttttactgttagtgttattattaatattatttactcACAAATATGAATGTAACTAAATCAACCTAAATAAGTGTGTTTATACTAACACTTTTTATTAGTTAAATCAGGCAGAAATAGTTCTTTAAGGTTACAGCTGCAGGAGTGCAACTTTTACTAGTACTAACAGAGGATGAACAAAAAACAGAGCACATATTCTGTAGTACTAAAAGGGTTGTGTCTCTATGTAGGTGGCAGCTCAGTTAACTGCCCGAGTCCAGCACAGCTAATCTAAAGCAGACACAGCATCCATCACTGCCTTCCCATTTCACCTCCTCTGCCAAACCCTCTATATAGACATTTATAGATTCCAGACAGGCAGATTCCATGTGGGGAGTCCATTTGAACAGCATAAAGGAAATTTTATTTACATGTAAAATGACGTTTTCTGTGAATATTTCCTATGAGGGATACAACGTGTGTGTACAGTTCCTGAAACAGAGGTGGCACTCATTCAGTGGCCTGTTTTCAAAGTCCTACCACAGGCCACACACACATACTGCTTTCAAATCACAGGCAGACATACAAATAAAATTCACCTACAAGGGTAAGTACGCAAACACACAAGTACACTTAATGAAGTTTCCTTACCTTTTTTGTAGGTGTTCCAGGGGGCCATTTAAAGCCACTCTGTTACACTTCTAGTAAGGCAAATGACTTCTGTTTCTTTCCCACTGTACTAGGTAATCTTCAGAAGTTTGCAACCTCGCAAACCTATTTCTGCTAACTTGTAAAAGTCTATACTGTCAAAGCAATATTATGTGCAGTTTGGCCTATTGTGTTGCCAGCATTTGATTACACACACATTCGAATGCTTAGCACACATTGTATATGTGAAATCTTAGCAATATTTCTTTCTGGCATCAATAAATGCACATGCATAGCTATCCACTGTAATTGGTATATTTATGACGCTGTAGAAGGGTCATAAAGTCATAAAAATACACTTAACTATATACAATTTCTTTAAGGAACACTTACGTTTAAATGCTGGGTGCATAGGTACAGTGTTAGTAATGAGAACAGCATCATATCTCGCTTCCTGGGAGGAGGACAACTCTATAAATCAGAAGatcatgacaaaaaaaattaGACAAACATCAAATCATAAAGCTTTGCAGTCAAAATACTTAACAATTTTGTTTACTAAAAACAGTGTTCTGACCCATCTTAGACAAAaagaaatatttgtttttgaccAACGCTATAAATTAAgatttttctgttatttttaattttaaaggtaCCCTATTATGCCTCTTTTGACAAGGTAATATTAGTCACAGGTGTCTGTAGAATGTGTCTGTGATATTTTAAACTTGATATTTTATACCATGCTGTAAATGTGtgctatttgtgtgtgtgtatctttaaatgaaaataagcTGCTAGTTGACAAATTAATGTAATTGTTGTAGAGTTTTTTCAGCTGTTTTGCTACGATGGTTAAGCAACACACTAAATACTTAAATGATGTTTGCTATGCTGTATGAAGATATATGACACATATAGTAGAACTTTAGTGAACTTCAGTTTTGTGTAAACACATTTGGTTGCAGACATGAGCAACTCATTTTGAGACACTGTTTTTGATCTATTGGGAAAAAAAaggagtgggtggatttttattacACAGTGTATACACACTGCAGACAATTCTGTTCAAAAATAATTATAAGTTAAAATAAAGGAATTTTGCATAATATGTCCCCTTTAAgagtaatatttaatttaaaaaaataatttaatacagTTTAATTTGGGTCCAATAAAATGATTAACAGGACAGAAACAGATTAAGCCCAGTGCTATACTCGTTCTGTTTAGCTGGCTCCTGGAACTGGCGTAGCTTTAGTACATGAAACTGCTGAGGCTAGGCTGCACACTACAGAGAGAGTATGAAACCTCACGAGGTGGATAGAGGAAGCTGTAGGAGATCTGTTTGTCTGCGCGGTAGCTTGAGCAGGACTGACTGTAGGCTGAAGGAACTCTAATATCAGGGTGAACACAGTTACTCAGAGCCTCAGTCAGAGGGGAGAAATCTGCCTGCAACAGAACAGGAACACAGTCAGGTTTAGACTCTAATACAACAGTCAACagtttatctgtttattttatttatttatttttgacaacAGTCTAACATCATTTTCCAACTGTACCTGCTTGGATACAGTATAAGACGTCCAGAGAGGCATGGACAAAGCTTCACTGTAGCCACTAATGTAGTCACTATGATGAAGGATGTAGTATTTGGTGCGAAACATGACTGCTGGCCGACCGTAAGGAAGATTTTTGTTGTCTGAAAAGGAAAAAAAGTAATCTTTTAATCTGAAAAACAAAGTGACAATATATTACTACATCTATCACTATATCCATTAAAATTCCAAAAcctaaaaacaattttttttttttttttttggctaaacaaaatatgactttctttcttctatggaacaaaaaatgaaaaattctgcAAGGCCctaattttttttccacacaatgAAAGTGAAGACTGAGGCTCCAAAAGGACCTTTAGACATATCTAATGGCACCATATTCAaatttgaatgtaaaaaaaaaaaaagaaaaaaaaaaattgagctctGGTAGATAGTATTTCAAACAGTAGAGTCTGTCTGTAGCAATGCTATTGCATACTTGAATGCAATGTAAGTAATTTTGGAATAAATCatctactaaataaataaaatgcagttATCATTGAATACATTTCGGAAGAGATAGTGTGTACTACATAATACAAAATACATAAGAATGACTAAATACTGACAGAGTTTTATATTTTGTCActttagaattataaggttctatctgacatttttgtcaaaattgagttattcacataattcttattctgtgacaacttatttacattatttgatgctTCTTTTGTATGCTATGTACATTTGGgacctttttttttagaaaacaaaaatggttctatgtacagaagtctatggaacgcaaaaactttgaagctcaatatctcgaaagagctcagaatgcagatagaaccctataattctaaggtgacgatttggGTGAACTACTATTTTACAATCAGCAAGTCATTTTAAGATAACACTCATGAACCAGAGCACAGTGCAAGTTAACTGTACATCAAACAGCTCATTCAGCATCACTATACCAGTCCAAAAAGAAATAAAGGGAGTTACCATCAATAACTTGTCTCAGTCGTTGATTGAGCTCTTCTACTTTGTTCTGTAACAGACAGAGCCACAGTGACTCCAGGTTATAGCCTCTTACTAGGGTCACTTTCAATGCCCTCTGCACCCTACTTTTTGAGCGCAACTGCAAAAGATTAAAGGTGAAAACCTCCAGCAAGAAATCTACATCTGAGAAGAAGGCAAAAGTACTTTCAGAGGCAAGGGGAAGAATCACTTTGATCCAATAAAAGAAATTGAATTGGAAATGTCAAAATAATCTATATGCCAGGGATTTCCAAACCGTTCCTTGAGCCTCCCCAGCACTACACATTTTTGGATACACCCTTTAGGTGACTAGAGACctgttcaaaacatccagagAACTAAATAAATactcatttgtttttgtttcaagCAATGAATATTTAGATCACCTCTCAAAGGCAGAAAAAACAAAGATATGTGAACGTCACCTGCTGCAGTATTAAAATCACTAAAAACAGTGGGACATTCTAAAACCTTTAATGTGAAAAACACTTaacatgttttaatgtattaagaCAGTGTTATTAAAATATCAAATTCAATATACACCTTGATGATGATATTATATACAGGCAAGCAGATGAGCACAGAAAATGAACGTACATCTTAATGCATTAAGCCAGTGGATGCACTACACAGccagcactgcacattttgtatgtctccctatATCTGACACACCCACTTTAGGTCTTGCAGTCTTCACTAATGTACTCCAGAACAGGTTTGAAAATCACTGCATTAAGCCATATCaggcattttcttttttttttttttttttttttaaatggaaaaatacTTTATTTCTATTGACTTCATTTTCAATTTAGCACATTGTGTTCATATTCTGGGTAAATCTGTTCACCTGCATATAGTTTGCATCATCAATGAGGTATATACTAAATTTTGTCTTTTAACATCACTTTCTAACTTCATTAGTACTTAGTACAAACTTAGTAGTTGGCCATTCCTATAACTATAAATAGAAGAATCCAGGGCTGGAGAGGCTCAGAGAAcactttgaaaacccctgatctaGGCTGTTCTAGAAAAAAGCAATGGCAGCCAACTTTCATTTGTGAGAAGGACtcgaggagaaaaaaaaataaaggcaTTAAAGCATGCAACAATGATAACTGATACAAGCATCTGTACATGCACATAAAGCAAAGACTTTATGAGATTTAAGAGGGTTTGATAATTAAAATTGAACTGTGATAGTATGTAAGATGCAAGAGTAAAGACTTTAGAATCTAGTCATCCACCCCTTCATTAAAACTGCAATCATTAACTTGTGCACAATATTCCTGAACTGGcattttttaaatagaaacaAATATTCTTGAAACTATAATTTCTTAAGAAAATGATGCTTGCCCATGGTTGCGATGTGATTGCAATGGTGCTTTATAGGTGGTTGCTAGCACGCTGCTGAGTCGTTCCCAAATGGTCCCAAAATAAGATATGGGTCCCTACTTCAGTGAAACTGCTTGAGTAGTTTGTTTTATTGTCCACCAGATAAAAATGTAAGTGTTCAGTTATACACCAAAGCTAAATATTATGGTATGAAcaacagtaaaagcagtaatagtAATGTTCACCTTAGCAAAACTATTATTATAAGTGTTCAGAATAAACAATTCCTAATAGACATGTAAGAAGATTTATTAAGACCTGAAAATACTCTATCACTGACCTTGTCTTCACAGGTACAGCCCAGGTCATCATTAAGAGCTGTGACTGGTCCTACAGGGTTTGGCTTGGACACTTCTTCAGGCATGCTGGGTATGTATACAGGGGCTCTCAAGAGCTGGTTAAGGCTACCATGGGTACCATTATTAGGGGCAGGCTTTAAGCCAAGGAGATCTGGGAAACATGGAGGCAAAAGATTGTATGTGCAAACACACTGTAAAGCATTACACAATCGAGAGTTATTAGAGTTGCCAAGTATGCATTTGTTTCTACTGAAATTTTTGAAATGTTTGCTGtggttattttttatgttttaatagaaattaatttatttgaattttaattacatttatattaaaggtgccatagaaccTTGCCATAGTTGAATAACAACAGTTCTGTACATACCGTAAGTCTTAAACActattgtttcctccttcttatataaatctggtgtttacaaaagaccactgaaaaacaggccaattccaacataacagcgactatgatgtaatagtctcgggatcattaatagtcacgcccccaacatttgcatagccgaatcatcagaagttctgcaggtaggctattgtgaaaaaaacaaagcgaggacaatagcgaaaatggcagatcacggaaataaatgttatgttccaggttgtgcaggagatgttggTGTCTGAACTCAGAAAGATACGGAAAACAAAGAAAGGCATTCTAATAAATTAAGgcaagccactaaagggacacggttagcttcttgttagcgctagcctgttacattgcagtacataagatttcacttaccacataaacagagtatggagagatgactgcgcggacgatggcgaatgatttgcagatcctgatcaccgctgacagcatctaaacttgtcaaatgtggtaagtactgccgctgtagtataaccttacacagagcacgtgcgatgcaaatctcaaaagtgaaactaaaacgttatcgtgcattcaaaacagcagtttcaatgccccgcatattaatagcggctcgagctctataattaaatatacattttcctccatgtgtttccttcttGCTGTATGAGAGCCGAGcggctctgtgaaacagccaatcagagcagagctcatcattattattcatgaaccttccaaataaggtaaataacagaccatttcattctagggacaaatcctagggttgtaaatggacatgtaaaaccatttctggtgattttttgcccttacctaagccatgtaccttctatgtagatatcagagaacaatttaaaatattgcatcaatgcattctatggcacctttaaatcatGTGTTTTTAATCAATTCATATCATACCTAAATAATCTCTTATGCTATACAGGAGACATGCACACTTTACTGTCGTTGCCACTAATGCATGATTACATTGATTAATATAAACAGTGCGCAATCAGAAATAAGTTCATTGATAAAACTGAAGCATCATGTGCTGTATTCAACCAATTTTCTTTAAAGCCTGTCCTGCCTCAGCTCAAATTTCATTTATTCATGACTATCCCTTACATTATGACTGCCAAGCTCACATTTTTCTATGGAGGtaaactatatatataatatataatatatatatatattaggggtgtgacgagatctcgtggcacgagatctcgcgagactccgatgtgtcccgcgagatctgactggtctcgcgagaacgtggcgatatcatggcaaaacattttgcagtgtttacattagggctgcatgactaatagttatataaatatcacgatctctattcaaacacccatgcgatcttattcatgaatgacaacgattcagcattgtctattacaactgtttcacgctccactgacgccgatgtgaaagttattgaagacattcaaatctgcattcttactgctatggtttcagaaagcaacacaaacagtctttttaaccacataatcatcatcatgtctttgttacagacatttaaataacataagtactgggataaaagcttatagtttggatataaacacttattgtctacagtagcgatcaaaaacgaaagtataacacgtatgtagagcaacgtttattctcttcaccaggagagggcgacaactgcacgtttaaaaaaagtatttttcattgaattaaacattcaagagattccaatagtgaaagtctttattaattgagacacg
Proteins encoded in this region:
- the LOC141317297 gene encoding autotaxin-like; amino-acid sequence: MPEEVSKPNPVGPVTALNDDLGCTCEDKNKVEELNQRLRQVIDDNKNLPYGRPAVMFRTKYYILHHSDYISGYSEALSMPLWTSYTVSKQADFSPLTEALSNCVHPDIRVPSAYSQSCSSYRADKQISYSFLYPPQLSSSQEARYDAVLITNTVPMHPAFKRVWGYFQKSLVRRYASERNGVNVVVGPIFDYDYNGLRDSAETIKQYVSGSVQIPSHYYVVVTSCLDYTQTVDSCAGPLSVFSFILPHRSDNDETCNSSEDETKWVEELMKTHTARIRDVELLTGLDFYRRTSRSYEEILSLKTYLHTYESEI